A window of Hymenobacter aerilatus contains these coding sequences:
- a CDS encoding lysozyme, protein MKTGAKGIALIKEKEEFRARWYTCPTGYPTIGYGHVIQKGEEHYYKVALTEPEAAALLAKDLARYEKAVLRGTEAVTLTQNQFDACVCLCYNIGEAGFESSTVARRITARTSEATIREAWSRWNKGTVKGQKVTLPGLVKRRKEEADLFFSK, encoded by the coding sequence ATGAAAACCGGAGCCAAGGGCATTGCCCTGATCAAAGAAAAAGAGGAATTCCGCGCCCGCTGGTACACGTGTCCCACCGGCTACCCCACCATCGGTTACGGCCACGTGATCCAGAAAGGGGAGGAGCACTACTACAAAGTTGCGCTGACGGAACCGGAAGCTGCCGCCCTGCTGGCGAAGGATCTCGCGCGCTACGAAAAGGCCGTGCTGCGCGGCACGGAGGCCGTGACGCTCACCCAGAACCAATTCGACGCCTGCGTGTGCCTGTGCTACAACATCGGCGAGGCCGGCTTCGAATCGTCGACCGTAGCCCGCCGCATCACGGCCCGCACCTCGGAGGCCACGATCCGCGAAGCCTGGTCGCGCTGGAACAAAGGCACCGTGAAGGGGCAGAAGGTGACGTTGCCCGGCCTGGTAAAGCGGCGCAAGGAAGAAGCGGACCTCTTTTTCAGCAAGTAG
- a CDS encoding DUF6712 family protein, whose amino-acid sequence MPQKKPLLTTTAQLSKYVTLDTNETELPAPLVTELLRLEDQLLRALLGGPLLEWLRAEADADPALDEADSLAGELLRLVHAPLARIGLSGVLDELSVTVSNTGIQIMSTGTHKTAFQWQVVRLDRTLSRKGYLDVNVLVQWLEDNYQSSEQLQEWADSAQGQRHRNNLITSAPEFSDLVDIQDSWCTFRGLWPVIQRQSTFVLQNAIGYLYWAELHEQVRTRTLTPENEQLLREYVRPALAHLTLARAVPEGLLVLTSDGLVLAQEQEQPVRPDPHFAELLAMRARDAEQTASVYLLQLRQHLNAEASATRYATYFSSPAYVSPSIPRNPTNTAQSRVYRFI is encoded by the coding sequence ATGCCACAGAAAAAGCCCCTGCTGACGACGACAGCGCAGCTGAGTAAGTACGTTACGCTCGATACCAACGAGACGGAGCTGCCGGCGCCCCTGGTGACGGAACTCCTGCGGCTGGAGGACCAGCTGCTGCGGGCACTACTCGGTGGCCCGCTACTGGAATGGCTGCGCGCCGAGGCCGACGCCGACCCGGCGCTCGACGAGGCCGACTCGCTGGCCGGCGAGTTGCTGCGCCTGGTACACGCCCCGCTGGCGCGCATTGGCCTGTCGGGTGTGCTCGACGAACTGAGTGTGACGGTAAGCAACACCGGCATTCAGATCATGTCGACCGGCACGCATAAGACCGCCTTTCAGTGGCAAGTGGTGCGCCTGGACCGCACGCTCAGCCGCAAGGGGTACCTCGACGTGAACGTGCTGGTGCAGTGGCTGGAGGATAACTACCAGTCATCCGAGCAGCTGCAGGAGTGGGCTGACTCCGCCCAAGGCCAGCGGCATCGGAATAACCTCATCACGTCCGCGCCGGAGTTTAGCGACCTGGTGGATATTCAGGACTCGTGGTGCACGTTCCGTGGCCTCTGGCCGGTGATACAGCGCCAGTCCACTTTCGTGCTGCAGAACGCCATCGGCTACCTGTACTGGGCCGAACTGCACGAGCAAGTGCGGACGCGCACCCTGACGCCCGAAAACGAGCAGCTGCTGCGCGAGTACGTACGCCCGGCGCTGGCGCACCTGACGCTGGCCCGCGCCGTGCCCGAGGGCCTGCTGGTGCTCACCAGCGACGGCCTGGTGCTGGCGCAGGAGCAGGAACAGCCGGTGCGCCCCGACCCGCACTTTGCCGAGCTGCTGGCCATGCGCGCCCGCGACGCCGAGCAGACCGCCAGCGTGTATCTGCTGCAGCTGCGCCAGCACCTGAACGCGGAGGCCTCGGCCACCCGCTATGCCACCTATTTCAGCTCACCGGCTTACGTGAGCCCTTCTATCCCTCGCAATCCTACCAATACCGCGCAGTCGCGGGTGTATCGCTTTATCTGA
- a CDS encoding phage holin family protein has product MRILLDAAGAVATKGSKLEVSLLAGITALPFMPLVEKYLFKDWQFLGFLSVLIMVDTFTAVGYAWHMGTLSSRAFSRLFKKLLIYMGLLIMAHVMSSFTVNGQPNFLFQHFNWLIFISIMVREALSIVENIGAMEPSLVPPWVRRRLAALNESGPSLGVVFTADPPAPAAPSPSSPTTDPV; this is encoded by the coding sequence ATGCGTATTCTGTTAGACGCTGCCGGCGCCGTGGCGACCAAAGGCAGCAAGCTGGAAGTATCCCTGCTGGCGGGTATCACGGCCCTGCCGTTCATGCCGCTGGTCGAGAAATACCTGTTCAAAGACTGGCAGTTCCTGGGCTTTTTGTCGGTGCTGATCATGGTCGACACGTTCACGGCCGTGGGCTATGCCTGGCACATGGGCACGCTCAGCAGCCGCGCGTTTTCGCGCCTGTTCAAGAAGCTGCTCATCTACATGGGCCTGCTGATCATGGCTCACGTCATGAGCAGCTTTACGGTCAACGGCCAGCCCAACTTCCTGTTTCAGCACTTCAATTGGCTGATTTTTATCTCCATCATGGTCCGTGAGGCCCTCTCCATTGTGGAGAACATCGGCGCCATGGAGCCCTCGCTCGTGCCGCCCTGGGTGCGCCGCCGGCTGGCCGCGCTCAACGAGTCCGGCCCTTCGCTGGGCGTGGTCTTCACGGCTGACCCACCGGCGCCTGCCGCCCCATCTCCTTCGTCACCAACTACTGACCCCGTATGA